In a genomic window of Cydia fagiglandana chromosome 8, ilCydFagi1.1, whole genome shotgun sequence:
- the LOC134666743 gene encoding SH3 and multiple ankyrin repeat domains protein 2 isoform X3, protein MEGESPEPSGWLLVRVHVPELNVQKSLQFPRDQLVWDVKQQCLAALPKELKESFNYGLFCPPVNGKAGKFLDEERRLGDYPFNGPVGYLELKYKRRVYKMLKLDEKTLKALHSRANLRRFLEHVAHAQIDKLTKACAKGLDPNFHCTETGETPLTIAAGLKCPGKVLIALVNGGALLDYRTKDGSTAMHRAVEKNSLEAVKTLLELGASPNYKDGKGLTPLYLSVTNKTDPLLCETLLHDHATIGAADLQGWLEVHQACRNGLVQHLDHLLFYGADMNGRNASGNTPLHVCAVNAQDSCARQLLFRGCDKEALNFANQTPYQVAVIAGNLELAEVIKKYRAEEVVPFRGPPRYNPRRRSAAWGWLAGGWPGDRSSLASSTRIPELEAMLRPPVASPCSLERPFSSASSSISDASHPSHEDDASILTVTGATDDGFLEGCVRATGAAGLFPAHCVQEVRLRQNKNVHQALPAGPIHHSRVNGRREMPLSKTYSATAPRIKKTYGNVETRTVVLHRARRGFGFVLRGAKASSPLMELRPSERCPGLQYLDDVDAGGVADRAGLKKGDFLIAINGEDVSAASHEHVVELIRGSGALVSMTVASLHSTNGNELNTCTVPTSKSQSQLSSSGRPYAATLPRKGAGGRSPAPAPPRRDPRTTLSVGRARAKSMVAGLENGGEKEENCEPLSVAGKSSSAESVQHSNNGTPQSGTPVAPRTASIRQRPASGRITAAELEELFQRQADADTIGGNSAMMTRSAFQGGSASPPYSPARPNRVYTSVAEMKRRGKLLIKSQGSLRRDFHSTPDLVAEHTAQPLRTRSSEDVHGPGRVPPPAHPPPPPPGAPASSFRPSASAKLYASPRDLGPVAYRQAAPNTVRKSASLRSWAGPARAHSAEEAAHYAQPFNAHGVVRQNSTPAPPIPEPDYSMSESDDDAPKPKEPPAETSANSNASGSSSGSSSMQHSFSVDEIQKIRTRLKSSKSCGDELSAERDDGDNSSSGVSSDQEAQAKPPRRDKVSFCSSVQVKSSNDVISTEPVHSSSESLATPPAMQRHNSLTRKRATAALLRGTIGRGKSAAERLGVDPEKAPGRRGRAAVSLAALPPPPEEPAGAPDAAPVLAPPPQFSDRVRVVAAVPKRAHLE, encoded by the exons GAGCTAAAGGAGAGCTTCAACTATGGCCTGTTCTGCCCGCCAGTCAACGGCAAGGCGGGGAAGTTCCTGGACGAAGAGCGACGCCTCGGAGACTACCCGTTTAATGGACCTGTTGGTTACCTCGAG ttaaaatacAAGCGGCGCGTGTACAAGATGCTGAAACTGGACGAGAAGACGCTGAAGGCGCTACACTCGCGCGCCAACCTGCGGCGGTTCCTCGAGCACGTGGCGCACGCGCAGATCGACAAGCTCACCAAGGCCTGCGCCAAGGGGCTCGACCCCAACTTCCACTGCACCGAGACCGGAG AAACCCCTCTAACCATCGCAGCGGGCCTAAAATGCCCCGGAAAAGTCCTGATCGCCCTCGTCAACGGCGGCGCGCTACTCGACTACCGGACGAAAGACGGCTCCACGGCCATGCACAGAGCCGTGGAAAAGAACTCGTTAGAAGCCGTGAAGACATTGCTAGAATTAGGAGCGTCTCCGAACTATAAAGATGGGAAAGGATTGACGCCTCTATATCTGTCGGTGACGAACAAGACGGATCCGCTGCTCTGTGAGACGCTACTACATGACCATGCGACCATCGGTGCTGCGGACTTGCAGGGGTGGCTGGAGGTTCATCAG GCGTGTCGCAATGGCCTAGTGCAACATTTAGACCACCTTCTATTCTACGGCGCCGACATGAATGGACGCAACGCGTCTGGCAACACACCCTTACACGTGTGCGCCGTCAACGCACAGGATTCCTGTGCACGTCAGCTGCTGTTCCGTGGGTGCGACAAGGAAGCGCTTAATTTTGCCAACCAGACACCCTACCAG GTGGCCGTGATAGCTGGAAACCTCGAGCTGGCGGAGGTCATCAAAAAGTACAGGGCCGAGGAAGTTG TGCCGTTCCGGGGCCCGCCTCGATATAACCCGCGGCGGCGCTCCGCCGCCTGGGGCTGGCTGGCGGGCGGCTGGCCGGGCGACCGCTCGTCCCTGGCCTCGTCTACGAGGATCCCAGAGCTGGAGGCCATGCTGAGACCACCCGTGGCCTCGCCCTGCTCCCTCGAACGACCATTCTCCTCCGCTTCGTCCAGTATCAGCGATGCCTCGCATCCGAGCCACGAAGATGACGCGAGCATACTTACAG TGACCGGCGCGACCGACGACGGGTTCCTGGAGGGCTGCGTGCGCGCAACCGGCGCCGCGGGGCTGTTCCCCGCCCACTGTGTACAAGAAGTGCGGTTGCGGCAGAACAAGAACGTCCATCAG GCATTACCAGCGGGCCCCATCCACCACTCGCGAGTGAACGGACGGCGGGAAATGCCTCTCAGCAAGACGTACAGCGCCACCGCACCGAGAATAAAGAAAAC TTACGGCAACGTGGAGACGCGCACAGTGGTGCTGCACCGCGCCCGGCGGGGCTTCGGCTTCGTGCTGCGCGGGGCCAAGGCGTCGTCGCCGCTCATGGAGCTGCGGCCCTCGGAGCGCTGTCCCGGGCTGCAGTACCTGGACGACGTGGACGCGGGCGGCGTGGCGGACCGCGCCGGCCTCAAGAAGGGGGACTTTCTGATCGCG ATAAACGGTGAAGACGTGTCGGCCGCGTCGCACGAACATGTGGTGGAGCTGATCCGCGGCTCGGGGGCGCTGGTGTCTATGACCGTCGCTTCGTTGCATTCCACTAACG GCAACGAACTCAATACATGCACAGTACCAACGAGCAAGTCACAAAGCCAGCTGTCGAGTTCCGGTCGCCCGTACGCCGCCACGCTGCCCAGGAAAGGTGCCGGAG GGCGCAgccccgcgccggcgccgccgcggcGCGACCCGCGCACCACGCTCAGCGTGGGCCGCGCGCGCGCCAAGTCCATGGTGGCCGGCCTCG AAAATGGCGGCGAGAAAGAAGAGAACTGTGAGCCCCTTAGCGTGGCCGGCAAGTCCTCGTCGGCGGAGTCGGTGCAACACAGTAACA ACGGCACACCGCAATCCGGCACGCCAGTGGCGCCGCGCACGGCGTCCATCCGGCAGCGTCCGGCGTCCGGCCGCATCACCGCGGCGGAGTTAGAGGAGTTGTTCCAGAGACAAGCTGATGCTGATACCAT CGGCGGCAACAGCGCAATGATGACGCGATCGGCGTTCCAGGGCGGGTCGGCGTCGCCGCCGTACTCGCCGGCGCGGCCGAATCGTGTCTACACCTCCGTGGCGGAGATGAAGCGCCGCGGAAAG CTGCTGATCAAATCGCAGGGATCGCTGCGGCGCGATTTCCACTCCACGCCCGACCTCGTGGCGGAGCACACCGCGCAGCCGCTGCGTACCCGCTCCAGCGAAGACGTACATG GTCCGGGTCGCGTGCCGCCGCCGGCgcacccgccgccgccgccgccgggcgcgCCGGCGTCGTCGTTCCGGCCGAGCGCCAGCGCCAAGCTCTACGCCTCCCCGCGCGACCTGGGGCCCGTCGCCTACCGCCAGGCCGCGCCCAACACG GTGCGCAAGTCGGCGTCGCTGCGGTCCTGGGCGGGCCCGGCGCGCGCGCACTCGGCCGAGGAGGCGGCGCACTACGCGCAGCCGTTCAACGCGCACGGCGTCGTGCGACAG AACTCTACGCCGGCGCCGCCGATCCCGGAGCCCGACTACAGCATGTCGGAGTCGGACGACGACGCGCCGAAGCCCAAGGAGCCCCCCGCCGAAACCAGCGCCAACAGCAACGCCAG cgGAAGCAGTTCAGGCTCCAGTTCTATGCAGCACTCGTTCTCAGTGGACGAGATCCAGAAGATCCGGACGCGGCTGAAGTCGTCCAAATCGTGCGGCGACGAGCTGTCGGCCGAGCGCGACGACGGTGACAACTCCTCGTCCGGCGTGTCGTCCGACCAGGAGGCGCAGGCGAAGCCGCCGCGACGCGACAAGGTGTCTTTCTGCAGCTCCGTTCAGGTGAAATCGTCGAACGACGTGATAAGCACGGAGCCGGTGCACAGCTCGTCGGAGAGCCTGGCGACGCCGCCGGCCATGCAGCGGCACAACTCGCTGACGCGCAAGCGGGCCACGGCGGCGTTACTGCGCGGCACCATAGGTCGCGGCAAGTCGGCGGCGGAGCGGCTGGGCGTGGACCCGGAGAAGGCGccggggcggcgggggcgcgcGGCGGTGTCGCTGgccgcgctgccgccgccgcccgaggAGCCGGCCGGCGCGCCCGACGCCGCGCCCGTgctggcgccgccgccgcagttCAGCGACCGGGTGCGCGTCGTCGCCGCCGTGCCCAAGCGGGCCCATCTCGAGTAG
- the LOC134666743 gene encoding SH3 and multiple ankyrin repeat domains protein 3 isoform X5, whose protein sequence is MEGESPEPSGWLLVRVHVPELNVQKSLQFPRDQLVWDVKQQCLAALPKELKESFNYGLFCPPVNGKAGKFLDEERRLGDYPFNGPVGYLELKYKRRVYKMLKLDEKTLKALHSRANLRRFLEHVAHAQIDKLTKACAKGLDPNFHCTETGETPLTIAAGLKCPGKVLIALVNGGALLDYRTKDGSTAMHRAVEKNSLEAVKTLLELGASPNYKDGKGLTPLYLSVTNKTDPLLCETLLHDHATIGAADLQGWLEVHQACRNGLVQHLDHLLFYGADMNGRNASGNTPLHVCAVNAQDSCARQLLFRGCDKEALNFANQTPYQVAVIAGNLELAEVIKKYRAEEVVPFRGPPRYNPRRRSAAWGWLAGGWPGDRSSLASSTRIPELEAMLRPPVASPCSLERPFSSASSSISDASHPSHEDDASILTDKSADVSDIISDSSGVGTNSDTTCSLQGAATAVCLQPYEPQQPGQLRLNQGDIVEVTGATDDGFLEGCVRATGAAGLFPAHCVQEVRLRQNKNVHQALPAGPIHHSRVNGRREMPLSKTYSATAPRIKKTYGNVETRTVVLHRARRGFGFVLRGAKASSPLMELRPSERCPGLQYLDDVDAGGVADRAGLKKGDFLIAINGEDVSAASHEHVVELIRGSGALVSMTVASLHSTNGNELNTCTVPTSKSQSQLSSSGRPYAATLPRKGAGGRSPAPAPPRRDPRTTLSVGRARAKSMVAGLENGGEKEENCEPLSVAGKSSSAESVQHSNNGTPQSGTPVAPRTASIRQRPASGRITAAELEELFQRQADADTIGGNSAMMTRSAFQGGSASPPYSPARPNRVYTSVAEMKRRGKLLIKSQGSLRRDFHSTPDLVAEHTAQPLRTRSSEDVHGPGRVPPPAHPPPPPPGAPASSFRPSASAKLYASPRDLGPVAYRQAAPNTVRKSASLRSWAGPARAHSAEEAAHYAQPFNAHGVVRQNSTPAPPIPEPDYSMSESDDDAPKPKEPPAETSANSNARTPIYATIYEIDGENSYL, encoded by the exons GAGCTAAAGGAGAGCTTCAACTATGGCCTGTTCTGCCCGCCAGTCAACGGCAAGGCGGGGAAGTTCCTGGACGAAGAGCGACGCCTCGGAGACTACCCGTTTAATGGACCTGTTGGTTACCTCGAG ttaaaatacAAGCGGCGCGTGTACAAGATGCTGAAACTGGACGAGAAGACGCTGAAGGCGCTACACTCGCGCGCCAACCTGCGGCGGTTCCTCGAGCACGTGGCGCACGCGCAGATCGACAAGCTCACCAAGGCCTGCGCCAAGGGGCTCGACCCCAACTTCCACTGCACCGAGACCGGAG AAACCCCTCTAACCATCGCAGCGGGCCTAAAATGCCCCGGAAAAGTCCTGATCGCCCTCGTCAACGGCGGCGCGCTACTCGACTACCGGACGAAAGACGGCTCCACGGCCATGCACAGAGCCGTGGAAAAGAACTCGTTAGAAGCCGTGAAGACATTGCTAGAATTAGGAGCGTCTCCGAACTATAAAGATGGGAAAGGATTGACGCCTCTATATCTGTCGGTGACGAACAAGACGGATCCGCTGCTCTGTGAGACGCTACTACATGACCATGCGACCATCGGTGCTGCGGACTTGCAGGGGTGGCTGGAGGTTCATCAG GCGTGTCGCAATGGCCTAGTGCAACATTTAGACCACCTTCTATTCTACGGCGCCGACATGAATGGACGCAACGCGTCTGGCAACACACCCTTACACGTGTGCGCCGTCAACGCACAGGATTCCTGTGCACGTCAGCTGCTGTTCCGTGGGTGCGACAAGGAAGCGCTTAATTTTGCCAACCAGACACCCTACCAG GTGGCCGTGATAGCTGGAAACCTCGAGCTGGCGGAGGTCATCAAAAAGTACAGGGCCGAGGAAGTTG TGCCGTTCCGGGGCCCGCCTCGATATAACCCGCGGCGGCGCTCCGCCGCCTGGGGCTGGCTGGCGGGCGGCTGGCCGGGCGACCGCTCGTCCCTGGCCTCGTCTACGAGGATCCCAGAGCTGGAGGCCATGCTGAGACCACCCGTGGCCTCGCCCTGCTCCCTCGAACGACCATTCTCCTCCGCTTCGTCCAGTATCAGCGATGCCTCGCATCCGAGCCACGAAGATGACGCGAGCATACTTACAG ATAAGAGCGCGGACGTTAGCGACATCATCTCGGACTCGAGCGGCGTGGGCACGAACTCGGACACCACGTGCTCGCTGCAGGGCGCCGCCACGGCCGTGTGCCTGCAGCCCTACGAGCCGCAGCAGCCCGGGCAGCTCAGGCTCAACCAGGGTGATATCGTTGAAG TGACCGGCGCGACCGACGACGGGTTCCTGGAGGGCTGCGTGCGCGCAACCGGCGCCGCGGGGCTGTTCCCCGCCCACTGTGTACAAGAAGTGCGGTTGCGGCAGAACAAGAACGTCCATCAG GCATTACCAGCGGGCCCCATCCACCACTCGCGAGTGAACGGACGGCGGGAAATGCCTCTCAGCAAGACGTACAGCGCCACCGCACCGAGAATAAAGAAAAC TTACGGCAACGTGGAGACGCGCACAGTGGTGCTGCACCGCGCCCGGCGGGGCTTCGGCTTCGTGCTGCGCGGGGCCAAGGCGTCGTCGCCGCTCATGGAGCTGCGGCCCTCGGAGCGCTGTCCCGGGCTGCAGTACCTGGACGACGTGGACGCGGGCGGCGTGGCGGACCGCGCCGGCCTCAAGAAGGGGGACTTTCTGATCGCG ATAAACGGTGAAGACGTGTCGGCCGCGTCGCACGAACATGTGGTGGAGCTGATCCGCGGCTCGGGGGCGCTGGTGTCTATGACCGTCGCTTCGTTGCATTCCACTAACG GCAACGAACTCAATACATGCACAGTACCAACGAGCAAGTCACAAAGCCAGCTGTCGAGTTCCGGTCGCCCGTACGCCGCCACGCTGCCCAGGAAAGGTGCCGGAG GGCGCAgccccgcgccggcgccgccgcggcGCGACCCGCGCACCACGCTCAGCGTGGGCCGCGCGCGCGCCAAGTCCATGGTGGCCGGCCTCG AAAATGGCGGCGAGAAAGAAGAGAACTGTGAGCCCCTTAGCGTGGCCGGCAAGTCCTCGTCGGCGGAGTCGGTGCAACACAGTAACA ACGGCACACCGCAATCCGGCACGCCAGTGGCGCCGCGCACGGCGTCCATCCGGCAGCGTCCGGCGTCCGGCCGCATCACCGCGGCGGAGTTAGAGGAGTTGTTCCAGAGACAAGCTGATGCTGATACCAT CGGCGGCAACAGCGCAATGATGACGCGATCGGCGTTCCAGGGCGGGTCGGCGTCGCCGCCGTACTCGCCGGCGCGGCCGAATCGTGTCTACACCTCCGTGGCGGAGATGAAGCGCCGCGGAAAG CTGCTGATCAAATCGCAGGGATCGCTGCGGCGCGATTTCCACTCCACGCCCGACCTCGTGGCGGAGCACACCGCGCAGCCGCTGCGTACCCGCTCCAGCGAAGACGTACATG GTCCGGGTCGCGTGCCGCCGCCGGCgcacccgccgccgccgccgccgggcgcgCCGGCGTCGTCGTTCCGGCCGAGCGCCAGCGCCAAGCTCTACGCCTCCCCGCGCGACCTGGGGCCCGTCGCCTACCGCCAGGCCGCGCCCAACACG GTGCGCAAGTCGGCGTCGCTGCGGTCCTGGGCGGGCCCGGCGCGCGCGCACTCGGCCGAGGAGGCGGCGCACTACGCGCAGCCGTTCAACGCGCACGGCGTCGTGCGACAG AACTCTACGCCGGCGCCGCCGATCCCGGAGCCCGACTACAGCATGTCGGAGTCGGACGACGACGCGCCGAAGCCCAAGGAGCCCCCCGCCGAAACCAGCGCCAACAGCAACGCCAG GACACCAATATACGCAACAATCTATGAAATCGATGGGGAAAACTCATATCTATAG
- the LOC134666743 gene encoding SH3 and multiple ankyrin repeat domains protein 3 isoform X6 — translation MEGESPEPSGWLLVRVHVPELNVQKSLQFPRDQLVWDVKQQCLAALPKELKESFNYGLFCPPVNGKAGKFLDEERRLGDYPFNGPVGYLELKYKRRVYKMLKLDEKTLKALHSRANLRRFLEHVAHAQIDKLTKACAKGLDPNFHCTETGETPLTIAAGLKCPGKVLIALVNGGALLDYRTKDGSTAMHRAVEKNSLEAVKTLLELGASPNYKDGKGLTPLYLSVTNKTDPLLCETLLHDHATIGAADLQGWLEVHQACRNGLVQHLDHLLFYGADMNGRNASGNTPLHVCAVNAQDSCARQLLFRGCDKEALNFANQTPYQVAVIAGNLELAEVIKKYRAEEVVPFRGPPRYNPRRRSAAWGWLAGGWPGDRSSLASSTRIPELEAMLRPPVASPCSLERPFSSASSSISDASHPSHEDDASILTDKSADVSDIISDSSGVGTNSDTTCSLQGAATAVCLQPYEPQQPGQLRLNQGDIVEVTGATDDGFLEGCVRATGAAGLFPAHCVQEVRLRQNKNVHQALPAGPIHHSRVNGRREMPLSKTYSATAPRIKKTYGNVETRTVVLHRARRGFGFVLRGAKASSPLMELRPSERCPGLQYLDDVDAGGVADRAGLKKGDFLIAINGEDVSAASHEHVVELIRGSGALVSMTVASLHSTNGNELNTCTVPTSKSQSQLSSSGRPYAATLPRKGAGGRSPAPAPPRRDPRTTLSVGRARAKSMVAGLENGGEKEENCEPLSVAGKSSSAESVQHSNNGTPQSGTPVAPRTASIRQRPASGRITAAELEELFQRQADADTIGGNSAMMTRSAFQGGSASPPYSPARPNRVYTSVAEMKRRGKLLIKSQGSLRRDFHSTPDLVAEHTAQPLRTRSSEDVHGPGRVPPPAHPPPPPPGAPASSFRPSASAKLYASPRDLGPVAYRQAAPNTNSTPAPPIPEPDYSMSESDDDAPKPKEPPAETSANSNARTPIYATIYEIDGENSYL, via the exons GAGCTAAAGGAGAGCTTCAACTATGGCCTGTTCTGCCCGCCAGTCAACGGCAAGGCGGGGAAGTTCCTGGACGAAGAGCGACGCCTCGGAGACTACCCGTTTAATGGACCTGTTGGTTACCTCGAG ttaaaatacAAGCGGCGCGTGTACAAGATGCTGAAACTGGACGAGAAGACGCTGAAGGCGCTACACTCGCGCGCCAACCTGCGGCGGTTCCTCGAGCACGTGGCGCACGCGCAGATCGACAAGCTCACCAAGGCCTGCGCCAAGGGGCTCGACCCCAACTTCCACTGCACCGAGACCGGAG AAACCCCTCTAACCATCGCAGCGGGCCTAAAATGCCCCGGAAAAGTCCTGATCGCCCTCGTCAACGGCGGCGCGCTACTCGACTACCGGACGAAAGACGGCTCCACGGCCATGCACAGAGCCGTGGAAAAGAACTCGTTAGAAGCCGTGAAGACATTGCTAGAATTAGGAGCGTCTCCGAACTATAAAGATGGGAAAGGATTGACGCCTCTATATCTGTCGGTGACGAACAAGACGGATCCGCTGCTCTGTGAGACGCTACTACATGACCATGCGACCATCGGTGCTGCGGACTTGCAGGGGTGGCTGGAGGTTCATCAG GCGTGTCGCAATGGCCTAGTGCAACATTTAGACCACCTTCTATTCTACGGCGCCGACATGAATGGACGCAACGCGTCTGGCAACACACCCTTACACGTGTGCGCCGTCAACGCACAGGATTCCTGTGCACGTCAGCTGCTGTTCCGTGGGTGCGACAAGGAAGCGCTTAATTTTGCCAACCAGACACCCTACCAG GTGGCCGTGATAGCTGGAAACCTCGAGCTGGCGGAGGTCATCAAAAAGTACAGGGCCGAGGAAGTTG TGCCGTTCCGGGGCCCGCCTCGATATAACCCGCGGCGGCGCTCCGCCGCCTGGGGCTGGCTGGCGGGCGGCTGGCCGGGCGACCGCTCGTCCCTGGCCTCGTCTACGAGGATCCCAGAGCTGGAGGCCATGCTGAGACCACCCGTGGCCTCGCCCTGCTCCCTCGAACGACCATTCTCCTCCGCTTCGTCCAGTATCAGCGATGCCTCGCATCCGAGCCACGAAGATGACGCGAGCATACTTACAG ATAAGAGCGCGGACGTTAGCGACATCATCTCGGACTCGAGCGGCGTGGGCACGAACTCGGACACCACGTGCTCGCTGCAGGGCGCCGCCACGGCCGTGTGCCTGCAGCCCTACGAGCCGCAGCAGCCCGGGCAGCTCAGGCTCAACCAGGGTGATATCGTTGAAG TGACCGGCGCGACCGACGACGGGTTCCTGGAGGGCTGCGTGCGCGCAACCGGCGCCGCGGGGCTGTTCCCCGCCCACTGTGTACAAGAAGTGCGGTTGCGGCAGAACAAGAACGTCCATCAG GCATTACCAGCGGGCCCCATCCACCACTCGCGAGTGAACGGACGGCGGGAAATGCCTCTCAGCAAGACGTACAGCGCCACCGCACCGAGAATAAAGAAAAC TTACGGCAACGTGGAGACGCGCACAGTGGTGCTGCACCGCGCCCGGCGGGGCTTCGGCTTCGTGCTGCGCGGGGCCAAGGCGTCGTCGCCGCTCATGGAGCTGCGGCCCTCGGAGCGCTGTCCCGGGCTGCAGTACCTGGACGACGTGGACGCGGGCGGCGTGGCGGACCGCGCCGGCCTCAAGAAGGGGGACTTTCTGATCGCG ATAAACGGTGAAGACGTGTCGGCCGCGTCGCACGAACATGTGGTGGAGCTGATCCGCGGCTCGGGGGCGCTGGTGTCTATGACCGTCGCTTCGTTGCATTCCACTAACG GCAACGAACTCAATACATGCACAGTACCAACGAGCAAGTCACAAAGCCAGCTGTCGAGTTCCGGTCGCCCGTACGCCGCCACGCTGCCCAGGAAAGGTGCCGGAG GGCGCAgccccgcgccggcgccgccgcggcGCGACCCGCGCACCACGCTCAGCGTGGGCCGCGCGCGCGCCAAGTCCATGGTGGCCGGCCTCG AAAATGGCGGCGAGAAAGAAGAGAACTGTGAGCCCCTTAGCGTGGCCGGCAAGTCCTCGTCGGCGGAGTCGGTGCAACACAGTAACA ACGGCACACCGCAATCCGGCACGCCAGTGGCGCCGCGCACGGCGTCCATCCGGCAGCGTCCGGCGTCCGGCCGCATCACCGCGGCGGAGTTAGAGGAGTTGTTCCAGAGACAAGCTGATGCTGATACCAT CGGCGGCAACAGCGCAATGATGACGCGATCGGCGTTCCAGGGCGGGTCGGCGTCGCCGCCGTACTCGCCGGCGCGGCCGAATCGTGTCTACACCTCCGTGGCGGAGATGAAGCGCCGCGGAAAG CTGCTGATCAAATCGCAGGGATCGCTGCGGCGCGATTTCCACTCCACGCCCGACCTCGTGGCGGAGCACACCGCGCAGCCGCTGCGTACCCGCTCCAGCGAAGACGTACATG GTCCGGGTCGCGTGCCGCCGCCGGCgcacccgccgccgccgccgccgggcgcgCCGGCGTCGTCGTTCCGGCCGAGCGCCAGCGCCAAGCTCTACGCCTCCCCGCGCGACCTGGGGCCCGTCGCCTACCGCCAGGCCGCGCCCAACACG AACTCTACGCCGGCGCCGCCGATCCCGGAGCCCGACTACAGCATGTCGGAGTCGGACGACGACGCGCCGAAGCCCAAGGAGCCCCCCGCCGAAACCAGCGCCAACAGCAACGCCAG GACACCAATATACGCAACAATCTATGAAATCGATGGGGAAAACTCATATCTATAG